The Candidatus Nitrosocosmicus franklandus genome contains a region encoding:
- a CDS encoding nitroreductase family protein, whose protein sequence is MQLAAWDNGIGSGIYTDIREDKMRDDFKIPTNLSISAVVGFGFPKKSITGKRKNRKPLNELVFNESYGNSEGVT, encoded by the coding sequence ATGCAGCTAGCAGCGTGGGATAATGGAATTGGATCAGGAATATATACTGACATACGCGAAGATAAAATGAGAGACGATTTTAAAATTCCTACGAATTTGAGCATTTCTGCTGTTGTAGGTTTTGGATTTCCTAAAAAGTCTATTACAGGGAAAAGAAAAAATCGTAAACCGCTAAACGAATTGGTTTTTAACGAATCTTATGGAAATTCTGAAGGTGTAACCTAA
- a CDS encoding NADPH-dependent FMN reductase, with protein MAYIAVFVGSVRRDRKGIAVARWIEKKLQERNHKVYFIDPMELDLPLLDRMYKEMENPSEKLVQLRDKIKNAEGYIPVTPEYNRSTSSALKNTLDYFLEEYYFKPSAIVSYSPGMFAGINAAQQLRLIFAELGSPSIPSSFAIPRVHKVFDEKGNLVDESYDKRISKFLDEFEWYVNALTFQRSKGTPY; from the coding sequence TTGGCATATATTGCAGTTTTTGTTGGATCAGTTAGAAGAGACAGAAAAGGAATTGCGGTAGCTAGATGGATCGAGAAAAAACTACAAGAAAGAAACCACAAAGTTTACTTTATAGATCCAATGGAACTAGACTTGCCGTTGCTAGACAGAATGTATAAAGAAATGGAGAATCCTTCTGAAAAACTTGTGCAACTACGAGACAAAATCAAAAATGCAGAGGGATATATTCCAGTTACACCAGAATATAACCGAAGTACATCAAGTGCATTAAAAAATACTCTTGATTATTTTTTAGAAGAATATTATTTCAAACCTTCAGCTATAGTTTCCTATTCTCCAGGCATGTTTGCGGGGATCAATGCAGCACAGCAGCTAAGATTGATATTTGCAGAATTGGGTTCGCCATCGATACCGTCGTCATTTGCAATACCAAGAGTGCACAAAGTGTTTGATGAGAAAGGAAATTTAGTTGACGAATCATATGATAAAAGAATAAGCAAATTTCTTGATGAGTTTGAGTGGTATGTAAACGCATTGACATTTCAGAGATCTAAAGGTACTCCTTATTAA
- a CDS encoding DsbA family protein — MSPKFTIINTTKSIFNNLTKDTQLNNFGRSIKIVFKGAPPYNESIFNFFSVSSSLVIVIFTLSLVSNFTFTDSNQYIVKNIAFAQTPDDNLTLSNLINQGSSYYGNLSSPLVIVDFSDFQCHLCKRYVDNTEQQINSSYVQSGKAVYVFKHLPNRGFDSKNTSLAAQCTNDQGKFWEFHRILYANQGSIDSGWANNENLKKFASQLPNLNITEFNSCFDTRKYETYIDRDISLANSLGFTETPSFIIMNSEGSIIEKIQGPKPFPIFKAVIDNLEKQNTVVN; from the coding sequence ATGTCCCCTAAATTTACTATTATTAATACCACTAAAAGTATATTCAATAATTTAACCAAAGACACTCAATTAAATAACTTTGGGAGAAGTATCAAGATCGTGTTTAAAGGAGCGCCTCCATACAACGAGTCAATTTTCAATTTTTTTTCAGTATCATCATCTCTTGTCATTGTAATTTTTACATTATCGCTAGTATCAAATTTCACTTTTACAGATTCAAATCAGTATATAGTAAAAAATATTGCTTTTGCACAAACTCCTGATGATAACCTAACTCTATCCAACCTAATTAATCAAGGTTCATCTTATTACGGAAATCTTAGCTCTCCACTAGTTATAGTAGATTTTAGTGATTTTCAATGCCACCTTTGTAAAAGATATGTAGACAATACAGAACAGCAAATCAATTCATCATATGTCCAATCAGGTAAAGCAGTGTATGTATTTAAGCATCTTCCAAATAGAGGATTTGATTCTAAAAATACTTCGTTAGCGGCCCAGTGCACAAACGATCAAGGGAAATTCTGGGAGTTTCATAGGATTTTGTATGCAAATCAAGGTTCAATAGATTCGGGCTGGGCCAATAACGAAAACTTGAAGAAATTTGCTTCGCAATTACCTAATCTTAACATTACCGAGTTTAACTCATGTTTTGATACTAGAAAATATGAAACATACATAGACAGGGATATTTCCTTGGCAAATTCTTTAGGGTTTACAGAAACTCCGTCTTTTATTATAATGAATAGCGAAGGCTCAATTATTGAAAAGATTCAAGGTCCAAAGCCTTTCCCAATATTCAAGGCAGTTATAGATAATTTGGAAAAACAAAATACTGTGGTAAACTAA